One region of Salvia miltiorrhiza cultivar Shanhuang (shh) chromosome 3, IMPLAD_Smil_shh, whole genome shotgun sequence genomic DNA includes:
- the LOC131018516 gene encoding uncharacterized protein LOC131018516 encodes MGKWEGEGWEWYLKWRRDLREREKEMVNELMSVIGGFSPCFDYRDGWKWCGTADGVFSTKAAYEECAKAKGVQSTECAEEIAQIWSALVPHKARVTAWRVVCNRLPTCHNLIKRRVPIGEEEKGCNACMTREETNDHIFLHCPKTDLVWDQIQQWIKIETAKLKSIVDHFKSFIGVGKGKNNRKFLLALWIGTIWLMWKYRNDSRWENKHWGVLSLVNDIKSSMWSWNRLYHIVEVNVPFSMWCSNEYSPLA; translated from the coding sequence ATGGGGAAGTGGGAGGGGGAAGGTTGGGAGTGGTACCTCAAATGGCGAAGGGATTTGCGCgagagggagaaggagatgGTGAATGAACTGATGTCTGTGATTGGTGGTTTTTCTCCTTGCTTTGATTACAGGGACGGCTGGAAATGGTGTGGCACAGCAGATGGTGTGTTCTCAACAAAAGCAGCTTATGAGGAATGTGCTAAAGCTAAAGGTGTCCAATCGACGGAGTGCGCAGAGGAGATTGCTCAGATTTGGTCGGCTTTGGTACCACATAAGGCAAGAGTGACGGCATGGAGAGTTGTATGCAACAGATTACCAACTTGTCATAACTTGATCAAAAGAAGAGTCCCGATCGGAGAGGAAGAGAAAGGATGTAATGCGTGTATGACGAGGGAGGAAACTAATGATCACATTTTTCTCCATTGTCCGAAGACCGATCTGGTTTGGGATCAGATTCAACAATGGATCAAAATCGAGACGGCAAAGCTAAAAAGTATTGTTGATCATTTCAAGTCGTTCATCGGAGTGGGTAAAGGTAAGAATAACAGAAAGTTTCTTCTTGCTCTTTGGATTGGAACTATTTGGTTGATGTGGAAATATAGGAATGATAGTAGATGGGAGAACAAACATTGGGGAGTGCTCTCTCTGGTTAATGATATCAAAAGTAGCATGTGGAGTTGGAATAGGTTGTATCACATTGTGGAGGTAAACGTTCCTTTTTCCATGTGGTGCTCTAATGAGTATTCACCTCTGGCTTGA